The window GTAGGTATTAGGTTAGGAATTTCGCTTTCGCGAAAGCGAACTAAGCCTCAAAATTGTCGTAACTTAATCACTCAATCTATTTTACTATATGGCTTCAATTTTAGACCTACTGCAAACCGAAATGGGACAAACCCTTATCAATGGTGCTGCCAAAAAAGTGAATACAACTCCTGACAATACGGCAAATGTACTGTCACAGGCCATGCCCTTAATTTTAGGTGCCATGCAACGTAATGCCAAAACACCACAAGGAGCAGCGTCGTTATCAAATGCATTATCTGACCCGAAACATAACGGTAGTATGCTAGAAATGCTGGATAGCCTTTTCGGTGATGGGCCTGGAAGTCCAGAAGAATTAGAACAAGATGGTGCTGGAATATTGAAACATGTGCTAGGTAACAAACAGTCCCACGTGGAGAGCGCCATATCGACTTCTAGCGGCGTCGATGCTCAGTCTGTTGCACAAATTATTAAAATTGCCGCGCCCATCATCATGGGATTGTTAGGCAAGCAAAAACAGGAGAAACAAATAAGCAAGAATGGAGTCGGTGATCTGATAGGTTCTGTGTTAGGGCAATCTGGTGATCACGATTCGTCGTTTTTGACAACAATTCTAGATGCTGATGGTGATGGCAGCATGATTGATGATGTAGCTGGTATGGTTTTAGGCAGTAATGGAAAGAAAAAAGGCCTGGGTGGTATGCTAGGTGGATTATTTGGGAAATAGAAACTTATGCGCAATTTAGCTGCTTCATTACTCTTTTTGATTGTCATCGTGATTTTTGCTAGTTGCGGTGGTTCTAAAGATTTCCCAGTTGACGAGGTTTCTGGCGTTGCAAAAGATACCATTCGTATTGCAAACGATAGTCTAGAGTACGAGATCATCATTATAGAAATAGGGTTTAACTCTTGGCTTGCAACGCAACCCCCTAGAGGATACTATACTCAGAGTAGTATGGATATTAGTAATGATTTTAAGGTCACCGAGTATAACTTGAGAGCCAACGATCCATTGCGTTATGGAGCAAATCTCTATCCATTTAGAATTGATTATGACAGGAATGTAGATTATGGCTATGAAGTAACTTACTTACTTTTTAATTACTTTAAATTCTTTGAAGAGCGGTACAATCAACGTCTGTAAACTATTTTTGCAGCATGCAAAAATTAAAAGACCGCTGGGAAATAACTAAAGACTGGCAACTCGTTTATATTATTTTGGGAATCATCGGGCTCCTTGCTTGCGGCTATTTTGTAGCGACTAAACTGATTCCTTCGACTTTCGAAGAGGTAACCTATGAATATCTGTTTGTCGCTTTAGTAACGCTAATCAATGCCTACGTGTTTTACAAAATCACGATGTGGTTATTTGTGAAGCTACAACCTAAATGGAAGGTGGAGAAGAGATGGGAATTAATCGCCATTTTTCTGGTTTTTGCAATTACAGGGTCTGCATCTGCCAGGGTTTCTGGACCTGTATTAGAATGGATAGGAATGGATCGAGAAACTACTAACGCCTGGATTTTTTGGCCTATCCGACTGCTCATCATCTTTCCATTTTACCAAGTTTTATTAGTAGCAATGGGTTGGATATTTGGTCAGTTTGAATTCTTCTGGGCATTTGAAAAGAAGATGTTGCGCAGATTCGGAATCAAGCTGGATAAGAACTTAGAAGCTTAAAATAATAGACTTAATTAATTCTCTCTAAAAAGATTTTAATCATAAAAAAAGTCCTCATTTCTGAGGACTTTTTTCGTGATCGCAGAAGGATTCGAACCTTCGACCGCCTGCTTAGAAGGCAGGTGCTCTATCCAGCTGAGCTATGCGACCTTACTGTTGCTTCTTTCAAAGCGGTTGCAAATATAAACCAATTTTAAAAAATGCTAAAGGGATTTTTTGTTTAAAATTCAGTCTATTTCCAACTTAATAAATTACCTCAAAAATAGAATAGCAGATCTTATCCAACTTTGTCAAATTGCGAAGGCTGGAACACTTGAAAATCTTGAGTGAAAACTAGAGATTTTTATAAATTAAATGGATCAATCGTTACTTCTTGTTTTGATAGTATTTATAAATAGTTCTAAGTTATAGTGGTATAGCAATATTTCTTACTTGAATTTGTGCACGCATATATGAAATCAATCGACCTTTGTGACGACATAGTTACAACTTCTATTCAATCTTTAAATTTTAAATAGTTTAAGGTAGGATTCAAGAATGATTTCAAATTCAAACCAATTATTTTTAGTACTTAACCTATGCCTTACCGAGTTTTTGAAGAGTTTAACATCCAAGTAACCGATGATATTAAAGAAAATTATAAAAGTGTTATTGAGCATTTAGGAGAAGACGTCTCCCGTGAAGGTCTTGTCAAAACCCCTGAGCGAGCAGCGAAAGCCATGCAATTCCTCACTAGTGGTTATGATCAAGACCCTGGAGCAGTGCTAAAAGGAGCCATGTTTGCCGAAGACTATCAGGATATGGTAATCATCAAAGACATTGAATTGTATTCTTTATGTGAGCATCACATGTTGCCGTTTTTTGGGAAAGCTCATATCGCATACATACCTAATGGCCATATCGTAGGGCTTTCTAAGATTCCTAGAATAGTAGATATTTTTGCTAGACGTTTACAAGTTCAAGAACGTTTGACTCATGACATTTTAGAATGCATTCATAGTACTTTAAAACCTCAAGGTGTAGCAGTTGTTATTGAAGCTTCACACATGTGTATGATGATGCGAGGTGTTCAAAAACAAAACAGCGTTACAACGACAAGTGGATTTAGAGGGCAATTTGAAAAAGAAGGTACTAGAAGTGAGTTTTTAAATCTCATTTCAGCTAAACTTCATTAAAATCGGAACACTTTTTGAATGTTTAGAAATGAATAATTAATATAACTATGTTTCAATCAAAATCTTCAAAACTATTTTTCAGTGTCCTATTCGATTTGGTTGGTATGGCATCGTATGCTGTTCCATTTGTAGGCGAACTTATAGATATTATCTGGGCTCCTATTGCGGGTTATCTTATGACTAAAATTTATCCTGGAAAAACTGGTAAAACCGCTGGTATACTAACAACTATCGAGGAGTTAATTCCAGGACTGGATATCATACCCACGTTTACCCTTACCTGGATATATACTTATGTTATTAAAAAGGAAACTAATGAAATTCAAGAGCCTCAAGTCATCGAGGTAGAAGCCCTTTAAGAAGTAATAGCAAGATCCGCATGTTTTGAAAGAAGCTTGCGGATTTTTGGGTCTATGATAATCTGGCAATAGTCTTGATCTCGATTGTTATTGTAGTAATTCTCATGGTGCTTTTCAGCTGGATAGAATGCAGATCCTGGGGCAATTTCAGTAACTATAGGATCGTCAAACTCACCTGATTCTTCTAAGTCTTCCACGTAGTCACGAGCGATTTTTTCTTGCTCCTCGTTTACGTAAAATATCGCACTGCGGTAATGAGAGCCTATATCATAGCCTTGACGATTTAAAGTCGTCGGGTCGTGAGTCGCCATAAAGACTTCTAACAAATTACTATAGCTCACAATGGACTCATCATAAACGATACGGATTGCTTCAGCATGACCAGTTCTTCCTTGTACGACTTCTCTGTAAGGCGGGTTTTTTATGTTACCACCACAGAACCCAGGCTCTACACTGGTTACACCTTTAACCCTTTGAAAAACAGCTTCTGTACACCAAAAACAACCACCAGCAAGAATTGCTTCCATAATCTTTTTATTCACAAGTTACAACGGTAGTCGTTTTATAGATAATTCTTAACACTCATTTAAAGATTTCACTGTACATACACATTATTTTTGCGGGATGTTCAAAAATTTCATGACTAAAAAATACTTGGTCCTTGTTTGTATTTTGATAAGTTCCGCTTTCGCGAAAGCGCAATCCTCAAACATAGATACCACAATTATCAAACGTAAGTCCTACAAGGCTACTAGAGTAACTACAGAACCCGAAATTGATGGGAAGCCATTTGAAGACTTTTGGGCTAATATACCAGCTGGCGGGAACTTCAGGATGATAGAACCTACCAGCGGACTGCCAGAGAGGGAAACTCACAAAACAGAATTCAAAGTAGCCTATGATGATGACGCTTTGTATGTCGCCGGCTACATGTACGATAGTAATCCTTCACAAATTGCAAGACAATTTTCACAGCGTGATGAGGTGTTTGCACAAGCGGATTTATTCGGTTTTTTTATAAATACCTACAACAATCAAATCAATCAAACTAGATTTTACGCCACAAGTGCTAATAGTCTAGGGGATTCCGTAGCAGAAAATGGAAGGGATGATTTTAGTTTCAATGTAGTTTTTAGATCTGAAGCTACAATAGATGAAAACGGTTGGTATGTGGAAATGCGTATTCCTTATAGAACCTTACGATTTAATGAGGCTCCTGTACAAGACTGGAGTTTTCAAGTTTATAGACAAATCAGGCATTTGAATGAAGAGTATTCCTATAATTACATAGATAGGACTCGCGGAAGTTCTTCACAGTACGACGCCTTGCTTACTGGAATTAAAAATATTAATCCACCACTGCGCTTAAATTTATATCCATTTGCTCAAGGGAGTTACACCACGTTTGATGGTACGACTACTTCTAATATTTCTGCAGGAATGGATTTGAAGTATGGAATCAATGAGGCCTTTACACTAGATGCTACGTTAATTCCAGATTTTGGCCAGGTGGCTTTTGATCAAGTGCGATTGAATTTAGGCCCTTTTGAACAAACCTTTGGTGAGAATAGAGCGTTTTTTACAGAAGGAACCGATCTTTTTAATAAAGGTGGGCTATTTTTCTCAAGACGTATAGGTCAATCACCTACAGGATCAGGAAGAATTGAGTTATTTGCTGATGAGGATATCATTGACAACCCAGATGCCTCTAAACTCTTGAATGCGGTAAAAGTAACGGGTAGAAATCGTAACGGGCTAGGTATAGGTTTTCTGAATGCTATTACAGAGCGAACTGAAGCCACCGTTGAGAATAGTTTGTCTGGCGAGCGCCGTAATGTATTGACAGAGCCACTTACAAATTACAATGTTTTTGTTCTAGATCAACAATACGGGAGTAATTCCTCTGTATCCTTTGTTAATGCAAGTACCTTGCGCGATGGTAGTTTTACAGATGCTAATGTTACCGCACTTGTTGTAGATCATAATGATAGGGACCTTACCTATAATTATGGAGCCGAATTGAAAATGAGTAATCGATTCACCCCAGATGGAACTGTAACAGGTTATAATACGGAGTTGGATTGGAGGAAAACCAGTGGGAGCTGGCGCCCACGATTATCTCATGATTTTGTAAGTGAAGACTGGAATCCTAACGATTTAGGA of the Nonlabens marinus S1-08 genome contains:
- a CDS encoding DUF937 domain-containing protein, coding for MASILDLLQTEMGQTLINGAAKKVNTTPDNTANVLSQAMPLILGAMQRNAKTPQGAASLSNALSDPKHNGSMLEMLDSLFGDGPGSPEELEQDGAGILKHVLGNKQSHVESAISTSSGVDAQSVAQIIKIAAPIIMGLLGKQKQEKQISKNGVGDLIGSVLGQSGDHDSSFLTTILDADGDGSMIDDVAGMVLGSNGKKKGLGGMLGGLFGK
- a CDS encoding DUF6146 family protein, whose product is MRNLAASLLFLIVIVIFASCGGSKDFPVDEVSGVAKDTIRIANDSLEYEIIIIEIGFNSWLATQPPRGYYTQSSMDISNDFKVTEYNLRANDPLRYGANLYPFRIDYDRNVDYGYEVTYLLFNYFKFFEERYNQRL
- a CDS encoding DUF6787 family protein; this encodes MQKLKDRWEITKDWQLVYIILGIIGLLACGYFVATKLIPSTFEEVTYEYLFVALVTLINAYVFYKITMWLFVKLQPKWKVEKRWELIAIFLVFAITGSASARVSGPVLEWIGMDRETTNAWIFWPIRLLIIFPFYQVLLVAMGWIFGQFEFFWAFEKKMLRRFGIKLDKNLEA
- the folE gene encoding GTP cyclohydrolase I FolE; translation: MPYRVFEEFNIQVTDDIKENYKSVIEHLGEDVSREGLVKTPERAAKAMQFLTSGYDQDPGAVLKGAMFAEDYQDMVIIKDIELYSLCEHHMLPFFGKAHIAYIPNGHIVGLSKIPRIVDIFARRLQVQERLTHDILECIHSTLKPQGVAVVIEASHMCMMMRGVQKQNSVTTTSGFRGQFEKEGTRSEFLNLISAKLH
- the msrA gene encoding peptide-methionine (S)-S-oxide reductase MsrA, with the protein product MEAILAGGCFWCTEAVFQRVKGVTSVEPGFCGGNIKNPPYREVVQGRTGHAEAIRIVYDESIVSYSNLLEVFMATHDPTTLNRQGYDIGSHYRSAIFYVNEEQEKIARDYVEDLEESGEFDDPIVTEIAPGSAFYPAEKHHENYYNNNRDQDYCQIIIDPKIRKLLSKHADLAITS
- a CDS encoding DUF5916 domain-containing protein; this translates as MTKKYLVLVCILISSAFAKAQSSNIDTTIIKRKSYKATRVTTEPEIDGKPFEDFWANIPAGGNFRMIEPTSGLPERETHKTEFKVAYDDDALYVAGYMYDSNPSQIARQFSQRDEVFAQADLFGFFINTYNNQINQTRFYATSANSLGDSVAENGRDDFSFNVVFRSEATIDENGWYVEMRIPYRTLRFNEAPVQDWSFQVYRQIRHLNEEYSYNYIDRTRGSSSQYDALLTGIKNINPPLRLNLYPFAQGSYTTFDGTTTSNISAGMDLKYGINEAFTLDATLIPDFGQVAFDQVRLNLGPFEQTFGENRAFFTEGTDLFNKGGLFFSRRIGQSPTGSGRIELFADEDIIDNPDASKLLNAVKVTGRNRNGLGIGFLNAITERTEATVENSLSGERRNVLTEPLTNYNVFVLDQQYGSNSSVSFVNASTLRDGSFTDANVTALVVDHNDRDLTYNYGAELKMSNRFTPDGTVTGYNTELDWRKTSGSWRPRLSHDFVSEDWNPNDLGRNFRTNFQQFGGEIEYNQFVPTGIFNSYSVELGASHRRSADPDFHINSGARINARFRTRERNAFGVDANVNTRNLDRFESRIDGLNVRYAASQSFGGFISTDYRKKFAVDVRANYFYLFSDPEKGYSYNIAPRYRFSDKFLLVYRFNWNKNDQRISYVARTNDRTTSILSRRDTHSVENQLSGTYNFDNKQALSLSFRNFWSRARFSRDFEELQDDGTTTDSDFELAENSNPDANFNVWNLDLSYRWRFAPGSEATLLYRNSIFNFDNQGSIEFNDSLNDLFMEPVRHNVSLRISYFLDVNDAKSWFRSA